AGGGACACAGCCGCTTGTTCATTTGTTGAAATATATCTGAATCTACAAGTCTTTGACTACAAGCTGAGAGCTCTGCTGGCTGTCTCCTGTCTTCTGAGTGTCCATTACATGGAGCCAATGTAAAGATTGTAACCTTTGGGGTACGGGggacttttgcatgtttttgccCATTGACTACAAATCCCATGTTTTAAAGAGCACAGTGAACCAATGAGCAAACCATGCTGCAGTACATTGTGATGTGAAATGTGGTTTTCCTCACCTTCCAGGCAGCCCCGGGCCTCCATTCATGGCTGCACAGTTTcacaatcaaacaacaaagtCTCCTGCAATGTTGGGTGTGAAATACAaactccttcttcttcctcctcctcttcttcttcttcttcaacaaGCTATTTGGGGCATTACCGCCCCCATCTGGCCTGGAGGGTGGACCAAGAGGTGAACCTACACCTCCTCAAATTCTCTTTAATAACCGAGTtatcttgaaaaaagaaaatcaaaaaaacaaaacacaagttttACCAGAATCTCTTTGCAGTAAACCATGTAAATTTAATGTGAAATCAATCGTCGTCTGGCTTGAAGGTATTCAGGACAATACATAACAACGTGCGCCATGTTCTCCTGACTGTTGCAAATTTCCCAAAAATCCTCAATGTGGTTTTTCATTATGAGTAAAGTTCCTTTTAATCCGGTAAGTCCTAGTCTCATTCTGGACACAACATCTTTATATTCCATCATATTCCTGTTCTTCCCTATTTTTTCTTGAAGACTATACAGGTGCCTCGCAGATTGGTCATTATCCCGCAAAAATTCAAACTCCTGGGACACTTCCTGGAATCTAGATCCTGGATCTGGATTGGTGACATCATCCTGCACTGATTGGTTGGAACATAAAAGCTAACCAATGATGCCATGACTAACGCTTAAGTGGCCCCGCCCTCCGTCCGCTCCTGTCCAATTAaacagcctctctctctttcactcctAAACTGACATTCTATTGGTTTACATTTCTGAAGGACGCCATTTTGTCCTGTCCCAGcaggaaataagaaaataaaagctttacTGTAAACATTCATGGGAAAAAAGATCCTGTAAGTCATTATAATGAGAAATGTTCTAAAACTAGTGGCCTGATATCTTTTACTAATGAGATAAGTATTTCCAAATAATGACTAtatatcttaaaataatgatagtttttcaaaataagatagGAAGATGGGGTCTCaaaatcattattttgagagagttttttcatcacattggCCGAAATGGGCGTCCACTGAATTTGATTGGCATGCGGACTGATTTAGGGATTTTAGGTGACCACCCAGGGACAGAAAGATCGGGCTGAAACCACGTTGATACATTGATGGCCTAATGCATTGGCGCCGCCGTTCATTGGAGCGATGCGTCCACGCGGCCGCCATGTTGGTCCGGAGGAATCGCGCCTGCATTTATCAAAGCAGGAGATCTATCCACCAATACAATCATCATCTCTTCCTACATTTTCAACGGTTGTCTTTGTAACAAATGACAGACATGTACTTATGATAGAGGTTACTTGgttaacataaaaatgcatgttttaaaattaaactataaCCCATTTTGTGTATAGTGTACATTGTAACAACATGCTGCTTTAAGCCAGTTAAAAATTCTTCTGTTCGCTGTTGGTTCTCCCTGTGCATAGTTGCACTATttctaattcaattcaactGTGACAAATCACAACAGGAGTCATCTCAGGACACTcaacagatagagtaggtctagaccacactctttaGTTCACAAAGACCACAAAATTACAAGAATTCCCAGGCATTTGGTGCGACAGTgccgaggaaaaacttcctatTTACAGGACAGAACCAGGCTCTTGTTGGACAATCTGCcggttgggacacagagacacagatacagatatacagaaatatgattcataagAATTAGAGCAATTTGGAGGACGTGCCGTGCCACTTATAGTAATACAAAGACAACAGAACCATGATTAGTTGTTTGGCAGTGCAGTGTGTCTTGCAGGGTTAACCACTACATGCATGGGTCGTCATGtctcacacacagcacacaggcGTATGACACAGTATACAGTTTTGCGTGTTCACACATCATTAGGGGGTAGTCTAATCCACCACCCTAATGTGCATCTTTTTAATGTGACACCTCAGCTGATCGGGTCTTTATGGAGTTAATTTTAATTAGGCTGCCAGGCTTGTTGGAGGAGATCTTTAACACCCAATTCAGTGATCTTAAAGggattaattacattttgcttggtgccaaatgttttttttaaagggcggGGAGACTGTCGGGAAAGGAAAGATTTTGGTTGGATGAATTCTCCATCCTCCGGTGAAGTGCACCAGTCACGCTTTGTTATCCGTCTGCACAGGAAAAGAGAATATCGAACCTTTAGATCAATGGCATCACGGCGATTTGACTCATGGGCTTCAGCGACGTGTGTCCCAACAAACCATTTCTCAAGAAGAGTCCCGAGTCACTGACACAGTTCACTTGATGTCAAAAGCTAAGGATGTACACAAGGCAGTTGTAGTGTGTGTGCCAACAAGTGtgtaagccccccccccccaggaaagcatattgatggataatcacagactggaatatgtcaacttttactcaatactatttcaaaaccatttaattttttttcaaatgctataaaattgagtaaaacgtcccaaaattaatgaaagtagagatttgtacttgctaaagactgttgggtggaatcaatcatgttatttggggtaattacaCTTGGGTAGTTAAACAGAACACTGATATAAGAAAATGGGTCGATGTGACccgagggcaacatgagggttaagtctCCATGCACCAAACATTATGAATAACTCCCAGTAGCCGTACGCCGGCTGCCCTCCAGTTCAACCCAACTAACAGGCCTCATGTGGGGTCTTGTCCCGGTGCCGGTCTGCAGGAGGAGCCAAGGTTTTAATGGGGAACGGCTCCGCCGGGGAGACAGGTGCAAGGCTACTGGTGGCTGCGTCCTTCCCGTATATAAGAGACGGAGAAAGTGGTTGGGGGGGAGGTCAGCTGGACTGTTCCTGTAAACCTTGAATCCGGTGAGTACTGGACAGGATCTGTTGGGAAGGGGGAAATGGATCTGGTCAATGGTCTACAACTGGTAATGATTTCCAATACTTTCAGAGCTGATTGGCCTGAAGTAAgacttgttttctcttttgttatcAAGATCGCTGTTTCAATCCGGAGGGACTTCATTGAAGAGTAAAATATGTCTAATCCACATTGTGCATGAAAGGTTGACATAGAAGACTCTTTGGCGGTTAGACTCCATCGCAACGTTAAATATTAATGGGTATAGAAGCTGTGGGAATACAGGAATATCCACcggatggagtctagacactggtggagGTGATGAAGGAAGCCTGGAGGTCTGGATGGATGTGATGTGGGGCTTCTGATGGAGGAACCCTGGGCATTGGGATCAATGAGAACTGGAGGTGAATGGGGGAGGGGAGCTTCATTTTGTTAAAGTTGGAAACAAGCTGTGGAAACTAGACAGAAAGCAGGATGGTGGGCGCCTGGGTGGCTCACCTGTAGGAGCACGCGCCCATGTGCAGGGGTGTAGCTCCTCGGTGCGGCGGCCTCCGACCTAAGTCCCTTTGCCacatgtcgttccccctctctctcgccTTTTGTGTCTCCAGCttaaaaaatcatcttaaaagaaaagtgtttgaTGTTtggtaaggcaaggcagcttttcATTGTATCGCACAAACAACAgggcaacagggcaattcaaagtgctttaacagataaaacacgagaataaaagttacagtgcagtatcttggtgtgtctgtgtagaGCCTCTGGCCACGTTCATCTTGATCCGAGTGATGGTGTGAAATCGGTGGAAGAGTAGAGAAGGAATGATGAAACAACCGGTGGAAACGCAGCAATGCTCTGCTTCATGTTGAGTCACTGCAGTTCCTCAGTCTCTGCTGCAGTCTGCATGCTGTTTACGCAACTAATTCCTTTAAAGGTAACCTGCATAAATGCATGGCCCCATTTATGTCTCGGATACTCGCACACTGAAACGTGTCCTCTGAGATCAGCGTTGACAGACATCATTTAACCTTCTGTTGACCTTGGGTCATATTTGATCAATTTTTTGAAGTTTCTATAGCAGAAATATGGGTTCAAAAGAACAAGGATGGTTCCaaacaacgctcttcacaagtaaagatcaatactttcattgaatttggggtgTCATATTGTCATGTTGACACAGTTGTACTGTGCCTTTACAGCTTTCTCCTGTAGACATCATGTACagcagtgttactgtgaaatctaaaggaaataactggagatgtcagacattatttacagtgtgtttgttcCCCTGGTGCTGGTCTCCAGCCCAGGTCCCACGTGGAGAACATGGAGGACGACTTCCGGCCGCAGGTGAAGAAAGTAGCTGTGGCCATGGGCGTGTCCCTCACAGAGCAGGACGTGGACCGCATGCCACGGGAGATGAGAACTCAAGGTGACAATCTGTCTgcttcggtgtgtgtgtgtgtgtgtgtcagtcatgCCGATGATTTCACCATCCTGAGGTCATCTTTTGGGACTCTCTGCAGGGAGCTTCAACTACAGCAGGTTTCTGGAGTACATGAGGCAGTTCGAGGCCGCGGAGCAAAGAGAGGAGGCCATCAAGAAGGCCTTCAGGACGCTCGACAAAGACGGCAGCGGATACATAGAGTGGAACGAGATCAAGTAGGAGCCCTGCTCGCATCCAGGGGAGGTTCCAGGATTTTTTAAATGGGATGGCACAAGGGGAACCAATAGTCATGGGGGGtaagggaggggggaggggggattcGGCATtgaaaatctgcttagaaatatgGGAAATATTGCATAGGATGGAAAAACCATGTAGTTCTCATAATCAGagtcagctttatttgccaggtttgatgacacatacgaggaattttgctaTGGATCATCATTGCTCCCAATGCgcttacacattaaaaaaaaatatatatatatatacagtacacactaatatattcacactaatacatacacactaaacagaaacaatatagacaggttgggGCAATGAAGTgaagtatgcaggagtaaattatgatagttgttattttaattgtggagcatagtgcaaagggtaatggaataaatagtattatgttattatatgacaatatgaacagtatgagcAGCTCTGAACTAGAAAATGagaaatgatgaataaataataataagtggaaccagtaaactgGTGCTGGTTACAtaacattcattattaatttaacttgttttcattttaacaaatgagaatacaatacacattttctgtAGGCTCAGTCTGCCgcctttaaaaacacagttcCATGGTACAGGAAATTTGGATTGTCACCATGGAAACATATTGACCGTATGACCATAATTGGTCATTTGTGACAAGAGCTGGGAAGATTGGCAGCCAAGGGGCAGTGCCCTGATCCAATGGAGATCAGTTTGACAGCACtcgggacacacacacacacacacacacacacacacacacacaaacacagcaggggAATCACATGTCAGGGGGGGCTGGTGCCGTACCATGGCCCCCCTTCTAGCCCGCCCCTGCTCTTATCTTAAGGATGTTTATATTGCCAActaatttttgtaatttttagcTTCCCTGAAAACTGaagatttaaacattttaaaacatgtctctgatgttaaatatttcattttggaaaaaaagctcagaaattccctgaaacagttttttttttttttgtagtttttatcaaACAAGTATCAACAAAAGAATGTTTCAAAAAGAGCATTAAAAGCAACCAAAAAGGGTTGAAATCTTAAGAAAGAGTTGAAATCAAACCCCGGTGTtgctgggtagtttaatttatattaaaatcataatgtgtaaagtaactaaagctgtcagatgaatgtagtgaagtaaaaagtagaatattactctctgagatgtagcggagtataagtagaaagtggcatttaaaggaaagactcaagtaaagtacaagtacctcaacatgtaATTACAGTACTAGAGTAAATGTAGTGAGTTCCATTCCACCAGTGATGGTTCCTCCTTCTATCTGATCCCAGGTACATCCTGTCTACAGTCCCGGCTGCCCCCCCGTCCGCCCCCCTCTccgaggaggaggcggaggccCTGGTCCAGGCTGTGGACTCCGATGGAGACGGACGCATCGACTACAGAGGTGAGGGCGCCCTCTGGTGCTCGGGCCGCCGTCCCCACTGGGCTCAGCAGGCAGCCAGAGATCAGCAGATACAGGCAGGACACAGGAAACgctgatttaacacatttaGAGGAGATATGTAACAGCTGATCAGCTCAGCATGGGGCAGCACCTCTGGCATCATCATGTCAACATGTTGCCGTTGGTTTGGAGGTATTTAAACAGATGGTCCTGCATTATTACTTAGGTACAAGTACcataattcctcaaataaaagcggggcctttatttacctgaactgCAGAAATAACCCGGcttttatttgtctgtgttaACCACGCCCCCCAGGCCACTATCAGAGAGCTTTTAATTGACTACTggtctttatttgaggaattacggtatGTACG
This sequence is a window from Etheostoma cragini isolate CJK2018 chromosome 21, CSU_Ecrag_1.0, whole genome shotgun sequence. Protein-coding genes within it:
- the LOC117937086 gene encoding parvalbumin-like EF-hand-containing protein, which codes for MEDDFRPQVKKVAVAMGVSLTEQDVDRMPREMRTQGSFNYSRFLEYMRQFEAAEQREEAIKKAFRTLDKDGSGYIEWNEIKYILSTVPAAPPSAPLSEEEAEALVQAVDSDGDGRIDYRGEGALWCSGRRPHWAQQAARDQQIQAGHRKR